Proteins encoded by one window of Rutidosis leptorrhynchoides isolate AG116_Rl617_1_P2 chromosome 7, CSIRO_AGI_Rlap_v1, whole genome shotgun sequence:
- the LOC139859014 gene encoding nucleolar protein 56-like → MALYLLYESASGYGLFLAHGIDEIGQNTEAVRNSVIDLNRFGKVVKLAAFNPFESALDALNQCNAVSEGQMTEELRNFLELSLPKIKEGKKPKFSLGVADPKIGSHIYEETKIPCQSNEFVLELIRGVRLHFDRFIENLKPGDLEKAQLGLGHSYSRAKVKFNVNRVDNMVIQAIFLLDALDKDVNSFSMRVREWYSWHFPELAKIVNDNYLYAKLAKYIDNKSELSEDKLPGLIDIIGDEDKAKEIIEAAKASMGQDLSPVDLINVKMFAQKVMDLAEYRKNLYDYLVSKMSDIAPNLAALIGEVVGARLISHAGSLTNLAKCPSSTLQILGAEKALFRALKTKGNTPKYGLIFHSSFIGRASAKNKGRMARYLANKCSIASRIDCFSEMSTTSFGDKLREQVEERLDFYDKGVAPRKNIDMMKAAMENAANQGTEMDVDKSSEPPLKKSKKKKSKSKSAEDEPSTKDQKITVEDGDVVEPKTKKKKKKRSLEEEVQPNDNGKENSVGADDGTEKKKKKKKSKDVEMEDVSEEGKKKKKKKSRE, encoded by the exons ATGGCGTTATATCTTCTATACGAATCCGCTTCTGGATACGGACTGTTTTTAGCTCACGGAATCGATGAAATTGGTCAAAACACAGAAGCTGTTCGTAATTCAGTAATTGATCTTAATCGATTTGGTAAAGTTGTAAAACTTGCAGCTTTTAATCCTTTTGAATCAGCTCTTGATGCTCTTAATCAATGCAATGCTGTATCTGAAG GGCAAATGACTGAGGAGTTGAGGAACTTTTTGGAGCTTAGTCTTCCTAAAATTAAGGAAGGTAAGAAGCCTAAGTTCAGCTTAGGAGTAGCTGATCCTAAAATTGGATCTCATATATATGAAGAAACTAAAATTCCATGTCAGAGTAATGAGTTTGTTCTTGAGCTCATTCGCGGTGTTCGTTTGCATTTCGATAGGTTTATCGAGAATCTCAAG CCTGGTGACTTGGAGAAAGCTCAACTTGGTCTGGGCCACAGCTACAGTAGGGCAAAGGTTAAATTTAATGTCAATCGTGTTGATAATATGGTTATTCAAGCGATCTTTCTTCTTGATGCTCTTGATAAAGATGTCAATTCATTTTCTATGAGAGTCAG GGAATGGTACTCTTGGCATTTTCCCGAGCTGGCAAAGATTGTTAATGACAACTATTTATATGCTAAACTTGCAAAGTATATAGACAACAAGTCGGAGTTATCTGAAGATAAATTGCCAGGCCTAATAGATATAATTGGCGATGAAGATAAAGCAAAGGAAATAATCGAAGCTGCCAAAGCATCCATGG GTCAAGATTTGTCACCGGTTGACTTGATCAATGTGAAGATGTTTGCACAGAAGGTAATGGACCTTGCTGAGTACAGGAAGAACCTATATGATTACCTTGTTTCTAAGATGAGTGACATAGCACCTAATTTGGCTGCATTGATCGGTGAAGTTGTTGGTGCCCGTTTGATATCTCATGCCGGTAGCCTTACAAATCTTGCAAAGTGCCCTTCTTCTACCCTTCAAATCCTTGGTGCTGAGAAGGCGCTTTTTAG GGCTTTGAAAACAAAAGGAAACACGCCAAAATATGGTCttattttccattcgtcttttaTTGGACGCGCGTCTGCTAAAAACAAAGGTCGGATGGCTCGTTATCTAGCTAACAAGTGTTCCATTGCTTCTCGAATTGATTGCTTCTCAG AGATGAGTACCACTTCCTTTGGGGATAAACTTCGTGAACAAGTTGAAGAGCGCCTTGACTTCTACGATAAGGGCGTTGCACCTCGTAAAAACATTGACATGATGAAAGCTGCTATGGAAAATGCTGCGAATCAAG GTACAGAAATGGATGTAGACAAATCTTCTGAACCACCATTGAAGAAAAGCAAGAAAAAGAAATCTAAAAGCAAGTCTGCAGAAGATGAACCATCAACAAAGGATCAGAAAATTACGGTTGAAGATGGAGATGTTGTGGAACCTAAAaccaagaaaaagaagaaaaagcgATCACTTGAAGAGGAGGTACAACCTAATGATAATGGCAAAGAAAACAGTGTTGGTGCAGATGATGgcacagagaagaagaaaaagaagaagaagagcaAAGATGTTGAAATGGAGGATGTTAGTGAAGAAggtaagaagaaaaagaaaaagaaatctaGAGAGTAA